The Candidatus Angelobacter sp. genome has a segment encoding these proteins:
- the nfrB gene encoding glycosyl transferase family protein, protein MDLIEQTSLILAYVAAIGFLVSGLDDLFFDSLFLGYLFKNRKTPPVPLKELKLAPEQWVAMFVPAWQEGGVVNKMAEYAARVVLYEKYDIFIGVYPNDSETIACVDKICA, encoded by the coding sequence ATGGACCTCATCGAACAAACCAGTCTGATCCTCGCTTACGTCGCCGCGATCGGATTCCTCGTCAGCGGACTCGACGATCTTTTTTTTGATTCGCTGTTTCTGGGCTATCTGTTCAAAAACCGGAAAACGCCGCCGGTTCCGCTCAAGGAGTTAAAGCTGGCCCCGGAACAGTGGGTCGCGATGTTCGTGCCGGCATGGCAGGAGGGCGGGGTGGTCAACAAAATGGCCGAGTACGCCGCGCGCGTGGTCCTCTACGAGAAGTACGACATTTTCATCGGGGTCTATCCGAACGATTCCGAGACGATCGCCTGTGTTGATAAAATCTGCGCG